A window of Neorhizobium galegae bv. orientalis str. HAMBI 540 genomic DNA:
TGGAAAAGCCCGGCAAGGACGACTGAGTTTCCGTCCGGTGCATATTAATGATCCGCTAACCAGGCTTGCGCCGATCGGCTTGACGCCGGAAGTACCACAGTCTGAATAAGCGAGCTTGTTCAGAAGGTCCGGAGAGTTTCGTGATCCGCAAACATTCCGCGACCCTTCACGGTCATCGCACCAGTTTTTCGCTCGAAGACGAATTCTGGCTCGAGCTGAAAGCGATCGCCGCAAAACGCGATATCAGCCTGGCCACCCTGATCGCCGAGATCGACGATCAACGAGGTGCCGACAGCAATCTCTCGTCTGCGTTGCGCGTCCATGTCCTGACGTGGCTCAAATCCTCCTAGACCCGAACGCGCGGCGGCAGCTATCGCTGCACCCCCGGCAGGCTCGGTATGTTGGGCGTGCCCGCGGACGGAAGGCTCGGGAAGTTCTGACGGATTGCGTCGTCGGTGGGCGGCACGATGAGCTGCGGCGGCTGGCTGATCTGACGCTGACGCATTTCTTCCGCCGCTCGGGCCGCCGCCTCCACGCCCTGGCGCTGGCGTTCCGCTTCGGCGGCCTGCTGGCGAGTGCGCTCTTCAGCCGCCGCCTTTTCGCGAGCCGCCTGCCGCTCGATTGCCTGAAAATTATAAAGCGCCACCTCGCGACGAAGGCGCTGCTTTTCCAGAACACTCGCCTGCAGGGTTTCCACACGCCGCCGCTGCTGCTCGAAGGCGCGTTGCGACAGGAAATTGGCCATCGCCGCAATATCGATCCGCTCGGTGGGCGCGGCAAGATCTCCCGAATAATCGAGCCGGATTGTCGGATCGCCGCCGGCCAGCGCCTCGTCGCCGGCATCGTAGGTGATCGCCAGGTTCGCGCTCAGGCGGTCGTCGAGCAGATCGAAGCGCCCCTCGCCCGACAGTTTTGTCGTGCCGACGGCGGCTGCAATATTCTGCGCCCGCGCTTCGCCCGCCGTGATCGTCACCGGAACGGTGACGTTGCCGATCGCCGCATTTCCCTGATGCAGCAGGCTGGAAACGATCGGCCGGACCCTCGCTTCCGTGATTTCTCCGCCGAGCTTGTCCACCCCGGCCATCAGGGGCTTCATCGCATCGGGATTGATGCCGGCGACGGTCAGGCCCTTCAGCCGCAATTCGGCCGAGCCGCTCGTGGCACCCAAGAGCTCGGCCAAGGTCTTGCCGGTCGATTCGGCGGACATGTTGAAATCCAGCTTTCCGCCGGCAACCGGCTTTCCGCCTTTCGTCCAGATGAGCGGCGCAAGATCGGCGTTCTCAGCCGAAAGCCGGGCCTGCAGAAGTCCCGTTCCGTCACCGTTCGACATCAGCAGCCGGCCGGCGAGCCGGCCGCCCTGCCAGTTGCCAACACCATTCTCGATGGTGATGCCGCCGCTGCGATGCGTCACGCGGGCCGAAAAATCGCCGATATTGCCGAACGCGCCCGTGTAGAACGTGCGCGCCTTGACGTCGAGAGCGACATCCGCGCCGTAAAAGACCGGCGGAGCGAAGGGTTTTGAAGAAAACGCACCGCTTTTCGGATCGCTGACCGGCCCGTAGATCGCCTCCCCTAGCCAGGCGAGATCGAGGTTGTCGAGGCTGAGCGAGCCCGTCGCCGGCATGCCCGGCGCCTTGCGATCGACGGCGATATCGCCGCTGATCACGTTGCCGTCCGCCGCACCGCTGAGCGCTGCAATCTTGACCGCCTCCGGCGTCATGCTGACATCCGCATCGAGCGTGATCGGCAGGCCGGTCCCGAATTGCGGCAGCGCGATACCGTTCATCAGCAGGTAGGGTTCCAGATCGGCGCTCCGCAGCGTCACGTGACCGCTACCCTCCCCAAAACCGTCGCTGCCGATCCGCATGTCGCCCTTGACGTCCAGCGAGGTCTTTGCGGTTGTGAACGACAGCGCGGTCTTTGCCGTGGCACCCGGCCCCTGATGGACGTTGAGCAGCAGTTCGCCGGTGCCGTCCCCTTCGAAAGGCAGGGGATCGAGACCCGCCTGGCCGAGAAGAACCATCGGGTCGGAATTGTCGAGCGAGGCGACCAGCGTCATGTCGGGGTCGCTCGTCAGGTCGAACAGGCCGGGAAGCTTGAGGTCGGCATTGACCGCGCTGCCGTTCGTCTTGCCCTTGAGAACGATCTCCACCCCGTTCGAGCTTCCGCCGACCGTAAAGTTTGCACCGAGATCCGTGTTGGCGAACCAGGCGCCGTTTGCGGCAAGCCGGGCCAGAGCCGGATGCGGAGGCAGGCGGTCGCGCAGCATGGTCAGGAAGGCCGTCGGATCGCCGGAACGCAGCGACAGGCTGCCGGTGCCAGAATAGGCAAGCAGCGAGCCTTCGACGCGGCCTCGTGCCGATATCGTCGCCCCTTCGATATTGCCGACCGTCAGGCGCTCCAGCGAGAGCGCTCCGCCAGCCACGGTGAAAGCGGTATCAACATTGTTGGCGGCAACCCCGAAGGCGGTGAACCGGTCCGCCTTCAGCGTCGCCGCGACGCGATGGTCCAGCACATCCTGGCCCGCATCGTCGCCGGTCAACAGCGAGGCAAGCGCCCGCATGGCGTCGATATCGATCTCGTTGCCGGCAAGGCTCAGCGACAGGTTCGGCGTCTGCCCCTGGGTCGATTGGCGTTCCAGACGACCCTTGAGCGTCGCAGGCCCTATCGCCAGTTCGAGATTGTCGAACCGTTGCAGGTCGGGTGTAAGATTGACCTTCGCCGAGAAGCCGGCTGACCGGAGCTGGCGCAGTTCGGGTGCCACCCGTCCGGAAAGCCAGTCGGAAAGGCCGGACGGCTGGCTGGAAGCGACCAGCATATCGCCGACGAAGGACGTCCGGTCGCGAAGCACGAGGCTGCCCTTCGCCTCCAGCTGCGTGCGGCCCGGCAGGGTCGCCACGACGTTGTCCACCGTCCAGCCGCGGCCCGCCGGCCGTATGTCGAGCCTGATGTCGCGGATGGTCGTATCGTTGGCGACGATCGCCGGCAGCCTCAGGCTGGCGCGGCCGGGCACCTGCGGAATAGGGATAGACGCCGCCAGCCGGATGAAATTGTTAATGCGGCGCTGCGCCGAGGCGGCGGCATCGCGACCGGTCTTGGCCCGCGCGCCGTCGCCCAGCCGGTTGACGTCGATCTGCTGGCCGTCGGCGGTCAGCAGGAATTCAGGCTTGGTGCCAGTATCGAGCGTCGCCTCACCGGTCACCACGTATGGATTGTCGCTCGCCCCGACTTCCAGCCGGTATTGCGGAATACGGATGCGCTCATTGGTGACTTCGAAACCACCCTTCAAGCGCGGTCCGGGCGGTGGCGGCGTCACCGGTTCGGTCTCGTCCTCCTCCTGCAGGAAATCGAGCGTGAAGTTGCCGTTATAGGCAGGCCTGTTGTCGGCAACGGTAAGCTCGCCGTCGAGATTGATCTCGACGGGCTGTGCATCCGGCCAGAGCCTGAGGCGCAGCGGCATACGCTTGCCCTCGGCATCCGCCGTGCCGCTCGCCAGGTTGAACCGGGTCTCGTAACCGTCGAGCGTCGCATTGCCCTCACCGCGCCAGGGGCCGCGCAGCGAACCTGCGGAAAAGTCGCCGACAAAACCGGTGATCTGCCGCGACTGGCCGGACTGTTCGTCGATCAGGTCAATCTCGCCGCCGGTGACATGCACGTCCTCAATGACGACGGTATGAGCCGGGATCGCGGCGCGGCTGCCGCGCATCCAGTCGAGCGTGCCGTCCTTCAGCAGCCGGACCCGCGCCTTCGGCTGCTCGATGCGCATGTCGAAGATCCGCGCCTCGCCGGAGAGGAAGGGCGCAAGCTCCATATCCATCGAGAATTGCGCGATCTGCACCAAAGGCTGGCCATCCGTATCGGCCCCCACCCTTACGTCGTGCAGGGTGACTGAGGGAAACGGCAGTATACGCGCGTCAACATTGCCGTGGACGGTGACCTTTTTGCCGAGGATGCGGCTTGCCTGTTCCTCGAAGCTTACCCGCAGGCTCGCCCAGTCGACGAACAACGGAGCGAGCAGCGCCGTAAACAGCGCCACCACCACCAATCCGCCGAATGCCAACAGGATGCGTCCGAGCACGGTATCCGTCTCCCTGATCTTGCTAAGAGACTAGTTCTATTGGGTTCGCAGGCAAGTCAAGCTTGCGGGAGCATCTCATTCGGCATTCCTGAAGATCTTGCCGGGATTGAAGATATTCTTGGGATCGAGCCCCTGTTTGATGGTCCGCATCAGGTGGACGGCGCCGCCCAGTTCCTCTTCCAGAAATGACATCTTGCCCTGGCCGATGCCGTGCTCGCCGGTGCAGGTTCCGTCCATGGCAAGTGCCCGGTGATTGAGGCGGCCGATGAACGCCTCGACCTTTTCGACCGAGGCCGGATCCTTGCCATCGAAGAGCACCAGGACGTGGAAATTGCCGTCGCCCGCATGCCCGACGATCGGCGCCAGCAACCCCTGCTCGGCAATATCGGCCTGGGTCTCGGCGACGCATTCGGCAAGCCGCGAGATCGGCACGCAGACATCGGTCGAAAGGCCGTCGAGTTCCGGCGCCAGCGCCCGGCTCGCCCAATAGGCGTTGTGCCGCGCATGCCAGAGCTTTGCCCGCTCCTCGGCATTGGCGGTCCACAGGAAGTCGTCGCCGCCGCACTCGGTGGCGATCTCGGCAAACTGCGCCGACTGCAGCGCCACCGTTTCCTCGGTGCCGTGGAATTCCAGGAACAGCGTCGGCTTTTCCGGATAGGAGAGTTTTGAATAGGCATTGCAGGCCCGCATCTGCACGTCGTCCAGCAGTTCGATGCGGGCGACGGGAATGCCCATCTGGACGGTCATGATCACGGCGTCACAGGCCGCTTTCACGCTCGGGAAGGCGCAGACGCCGCCGCCGATCTTTTCCGGAATGCCCTGCAGCCTCAACGTCACCGAAGTGATGACGCCGAGCGTTCCTTCCGAGCCGACGAAGAGACGGGTCAGATCGTAGCCGGCCGAGGATTTCCGGGCCCGCTGCGCGGTGCGGATTTCCTCGCCGTCGGCGGTGACGACGGTGAGCGACAGGACGTTGTCCTTCATCGTGCCGTAGCGCACCGCATTGGTGCCGGAGGCGCGGGTGGCGGTCATGCCGCCGATCGAGGCATTGGCACCGGGATCGATCGGGAAGAACAGGCCGGTGTCGCGAAGCTCGCGGTTCAGTTCCTCGCGGGTGATGCCGGGCTCGACCGTCACGTCGAGATCGGCCGGGCTGATGCGGAGCACCTTGTTCATGCGGCTGAAATCGATCGAGATGCCGCCCGACGGCGCATTCACCTGGCCTTCGAGCGAGGAACCGACGCCGAAGGGCACGACCGGTACCCGATGTTCGGCACAAGCCCTGACTACGGCTTTGACGTCATCGGCGCTTTCAGCGAAGACGACGCCATCCGGAAGCTGAGCCGGCAGATAGGTCGTCGTATGGGCGTGCTGCTCGCGAAACGACTGGCCGGTCTGAAAACGCTCTCCGAAGGATTGCTTGAGGATGCCGAGGACCGTCGAGATGCCCTCTTCGTTGCGAAGGCCTGCCTTCACGTCCTTGATCGCCATGGCCATTCTCCTCCTTGTCTTTTCAAGGGATTGGTTAGGCGACGGGTCGGGTTTTGTCCAGACGGAACAGCGATGGACCGGGCGGAGTCCCGCCTTAGCGATTTCGGTTTTTGTGTCGGACGGGGCGCTGAAAGCTGCCTCGTAAGATAAGTAATAAGTGACACCTCTCAGCGCCCCGTTCGGCGGTTAATATCCGCGACTTCGGTCCCTCTGCCGTGGCCTTTCCGGACGGTGTTCGTATGACCCGGGACGCCCCATCCGATTTGATCGGAAAGGCTTCCACGGATCTCCGCCGGTTTCTCCGATAGTATCGGTCGGACTTTGAAAATCCGGCGACACCATCCGGTCAGCCAACATGTGTGCCGCACAGGCACGTCCGGCGCGCGCTTTCGGGCATCAAGAGACGAAGGCTCGGTCCGTTTGCCTTCACCTCTCCCCGTTGTCGCCGGAGGGAGACCATTTTCCGCGAACCCCGAATGGAAGGACTTACGTCGTTTCCTCCCACCCGGCGCCGGTCCCGCCTCGCCGGCACGCCTGCCGGTGTATCCGCGACGGAACGGGGGGATTTTAGGCACGGGTTGGATGGGCGGGGATGAGAGGGGTAGAAAATTAAACTAAGTCGTTGAGCCGACAGGCGGGTGAAGCTTGGGACATCCCCGCGACGGCGCTGCCCAACGAACTCGAATAGGATGCCGGACGCGAAACCTGATGCCGAACCTAGCCCGCTATGGCTACGCTCAGCCTCTGCTGTACCTGATCGACATTGCCGCGGACATAGACGGCCGTGGGCTTGCCGCCGGTGCTGGCAAGTGCAAGAGCGACGATGGTGACTTCCTCTTCGAAGGTCGTGACGTAAAGCACCTGGGCGGGATTGATGTATACGGACTGGTTATGGGTATTCTTGAAGCCGATCAGCGCCATACGTCTCTCCTTCTGCTGCGTGGCGGGATATGCCATGCCATGCACAAGGTTGCCGCAAGTTTAACAGGCCCGGCTCGTGACCGTTATGACTACAAGAAGTCTCGAAACCGACCACCGCAGCGGGATGTCGGCGATGAGCCTCCCGTGCCGGTAAGTCCTTGCGCCCCGGCAGGGTGAGTTTCCGGGAGCCGGACGCGAATCGCCGGCAGGGCCTCCGCGCCACGGACAGGTCTTTTTGTCTCGGCGCAAAATAGTTCACCTGCAAGTCGCCGATCGATGCTTTAAATCAGGTTCTGCCTTTATCAAATTTCAGGAGATCAGCGATGGCGACAATTGCAATCATCGGCGCGGGCGCGATGGGGAGCGGGATCGGCCGGCAGTTGGCGGAGGGCGGCGCAAGCGTGCTGACCTATCTGGAAGGCCGCTCACCCGGGACCCACGAGCGGGCCAGGGCCGCCGGAATGGAACCCGCCTCGCTTGAAGACATCATCGGGGCGGAGATCGTTCTGTCGATCGTTCCTCCCGCCGAGGCGATCGGCGTTGCCGAACGTCTGTCCGCGGCGATCGGAGAGCGCCCAAGCCCAGTGACATTCGTCGACTGCAACGCGATCTCGCCAAAGACGATGAATGCGGTCGCAGCCGCTTTCAGACCCGGCCAGGCGAACGTGCTGGACGGCTCGATCATCGGCCTGCCGCCGCAGCCCGGAAAGGCCGGACCAAAACTCTATATCAGTGGCGACCGGGCGGACAAAAGCGCCGTTCTCGCCGCGCACGGGCTTCACGTCCGCCGGATCGAAGGAGCTGTCGGAGCAGCCTCGGCGTTGAAGATGTGTTATGCCGGCATCAACAAGGGCATGACCGGGCTCGGCACCGCCATGCTTCTCGCCGCCATCGGATCGGGTGCGGACCAGAGCCTCAAGCGGGAGATGGCCGAAAGCGTGCCCGATCTCGACCGGAAACTCTCAAGCGCCATTCCCGACATGTATGCAAAAGCCTATCGTTGGGTGGCGGAGATGGAGGAGATTGCCGCGTTCCTCGGCGAAGACGATCCGGCTTCGCAGATATTCAGGGGAATGGCGGGATTGTTCCAGAAGATGGCCGAGGACCGCGCCGGTGGCGGCGAGCTTGCCGATCAGCTCGACGCCTTGCTGGGCCGCTAGGTCGCGAAAAACCTGATATTATCTCTTCTGTCCCCGGATCAGGTCCGAGGACAGGGAGGATGGGAGGAAGCGAAGTACCCGCGCTCTCGAACGGGGTGGGCCTCACCCGGCCATCACTCGGCAGCGAGCAGCCGCTCCTTGCCGTCCTCTTCCTCGTTGTCCTGCTTTTCCGGCTTGCGACGCGTGGCATGCGCCAGTTCCTGATGGAACCGCGCTTCCTCGTGCACATGCGGCTTGGCGAAGCCGGCGATCAGAAGATAGGCAACCGGGGTGATGAAGAGCGTCACGATGACCGCAAAGCCGAGGCCGCCGACGATCACCCAGCCGAGCGCGATACGGGCTTCCGCGCCGGCGCCTTGAGCCAGCAGCAGCGGTACGCCGCCGATGACGGTGGCGATCATCGTCATCATCACCGGGCGCAGGCGAAGGGCGCAGGCGGTTTCGATCGCCTCGCGCACGCTTGACCCGCGGTCGCGCAGCTGGTTGGCGAACTCGACGATCAGGATGCCGTTCTTCGCCATCACGCCGACGAGCAGCACGAGACCTATCTGGCTGTAGACGTTGAGGCTCGATCCGGTCAGCACCAGTGCGATCGCGGCGCAGGCAAGCCCGAGCGGCACGGTCGACATGATGATGATCGACGACAATACACTTTCGAACTGCGCCGCCAGAACCAGGAAGATGATCGCGATCGCAAAGCCGAAGGTCAGCAGCATGGCGTTGGAGTTTTCGCCAAGCGTCTTGGCCTCCGCCATCGGCACCAGACGGATACCGGCCGGCAGCAGCGGCTGGGCGATCGCCGTGACTTCCTTGACCGCATCGCCGAGCGCCACGCCATCGCGCAGGTTCGACGAGATAGAGACCGATGCGAGCTGCTGTTCGCGGTTGAGCTGCGGCGCAACCGCGCCTTCCTTCAGGGTCGCGATCGTCGACATCGGCACGATCTTGCCGTCGCCGGTCTTCAGGAAGATGTTTTCAAGATCGGTCGGATCGTCGATCGGCCTCGTGGTCGAGGTGAGCTTGACGGGCAGCGCGTCGCCGTTGACGAAAACGTCGACCACCGAGCGGCCTTCGAGCAGCGACTGCATGGCGGTCGACAGGCCGGTAATGTCGATGCCGAGGTCGGAGGCCCGCTCGCGGTCGATCGCCACCGAAAGCTGCGCCTGGGTTGGCTCGTTGGTGAGGCGCGGTGTATCGAAGAACCGGCCGCCCTCGCTTTCCATATGCGAGACGAGTTTCAGGGCTGTCGAAGTCAGGACGTCGTAGTCGTTGCCGACCAGCGCCATCTGCAGCCCGTTGCCGGCGCCACGGATCTTCAGGCTGTTCGCCTGCATGGTGAAACCGCGCAGTGCCGGAACCCTGAGCGCTGCGGCATTGACGTCGGCAGCGATCTGGTCCTGGCTGCGGGTGCGCTCGTCCCAGGGCGCCAGGGTCAGGACCATGAAGCCGCTATTGGTGTTGCTGCCGAACCCCGAGATCGAGAAGACATTGGTGATCTCGCCGGAATCGCGCAGCGACTTCAGGTTCTCCTCTACACGCTGCATCTGGTCGCGCGTATAATCGAGGCTGACGCCCTGCGGCGTCGTCAGGCGCAGCATGATCGTGGCGCGGTCTTCCCGCGGCGTCAGCTCGCTCTTGACGAGGCCGAAGACGTTGTAGGCGGCGACCGAGAAGACCACCGAGACGACGATGACGACAAGCGGCGCGTTGAGGCAGAACCGCAGCGAGGACGCATAGACGCTGGCAAACGCGTTGCCGAAGGCGCCGAGCAGGCCGTGGTCTTCCTTCATCGGCTTGGTCAGCATGCGCGATGCAAGCATTGGGCAAAGCGTCAGGGCGGTCACCGACGACAGCGCGACCGAGAAGGCAAGCACGAAGCCGAATTCCTTGAACAGGCCGCCGATCTGGCCGGGCAGGAAGGACAGCGGAATGAAGACGGCCGCGAGCGTCGCGGTCGTCGCGATGACGGCGAAGAACACTTCCTGGGTGCCGAGCACGGCGGCTGCGCGCGGTCCCATGCCTTCAGCCCGTCGTCGGACAATGTTTTCGAGCACGACGATCGCGTCGTCGACCACCAGACCTGTCGCCAGGACGATGGCGAGCAGCGTCAGGATGTTGATCGAGAAGCCTACGAGATAGATCGCCACCAGCGTGCCGATCAGCGCCACCGGCATGGTGATCGCCGGGATCAGCGTGGCGCGCCAGTCGCGCAGGAACAGGAAGATGACCACGACGACGACCGCCGCCGAGAGCATCAAGGCGGTCTCGACTTCGTGCAGTGCGCCCTGGATGAAGATCGCGTCGTCGCCGGTAACCGCGATCCGGGTGCCTTCCGGCAAGGTCTTCTGCATCTCCGCGACGGCGGCCTTGACGCCTTCGGAAATGTTGAGCGTGTTGGACTGCGCCTGGCGGATGATGCCGAGGCCGACGCCCTGCACGCCGTTGGCGCGCAGCACGGTCGTGCCGTCGTCCGGGCCAAGCGCCACGGTCGCCACGTCGCGGATGCGGACGTTCGGCCCGATCAGCACGTTTTCGAAATCCTGCGGCTTGGTGAGGCTGGCGGTGGCGCGGACGACGATGTCCTGCGTCGTGCTCTTCAGCGAACCGGCCGGAACGTCGAGGGCGGCGCTCGACAGCGCCTTGGAGACGTCGGCAACGGTCAGGCCGCGGCCGGCAAGGGCCGCCTGGTTGACGTCGACGCGGAACACCTTGTCCTGGTCGCCGTAAAGTTCGACGTCGGCCACACCTTCCACGGCGGCGAGCCGGTCGACGATCTCGTTGTTGACCAGCTGAGTCAGGTCTTCCATCGAGAGCTTCGAGGAGGTGACCGCAAGACGCATGATGGCGTCGGAATCGGCGTCCGCCTTGACGATGCGCGGTTCGTCGGCATCGTCGGGCAGCTTGTTGACGACGCGGCCGACGGCATCGCGCACGTCGTTTGCGGCTTCGGACAGGTCTACGCTGTCGGAAAATTCCATGGTCACGCGGCTGGAGCCGAACTGCGACTGCGAGGACAGCGCCTTCAGGCCGGACACGCGGGCGACCGCGCCTTCGATGACCTGGGTAATTTCCTGGTCCATCGTCTGTGGCGAGGCACCGTCGTAATTGGTGCGCACCGTGATGACCGGCTGGTCGACGTCGGGAAGTTCGCGCACTTCGACACCGGCGAGTGCTGCAAGACCCGCAACGACGAGCAGGGTGTTCAGGACCGCGGCAAGGACGGGCCGGCGGACGAAGAGAGCGGTGAAGGACTGGCTGGATTTCTCCGCGTTGGCCGTCCCCTCGTCGTCGTGGCCATGTCCCGGAAGTTCGATCTTCATTGGCGCGCCACCTCAGCGGTTTCCGGCGCGCCGAAAATCCGGACCGACGCCCCCTCCCTCACCCGTTGCAGACCTTCGGTCACTATCCTGTCGCCCTCCTGGAGCTCGGCGCCCACGAGTACCGCATCGGGATTGCGCTGAACGACGCGCACCCGGGTCTTGACCGATTTATTGTCCTTGACCTGCCAGACATAGGAACCCTCGCCGTCCCACTGGATGGCGAGCGGATCGACCGCCGGGTATCTTTCGCCGGCAAAGCGCATGCCGACATTGAAGGCCATGCCGGCGCGCAGAACGTCGCCCGGATTTTCGACACGGGCGCGGATGCGCATCGTGCGGCTTGCCGCGTCGATACGGTTGTCGATCGCCTCGACCTTGCCGGAGAAGACCTGGCCCGGACGGGCGATCGAGCTTGCGTCGACTGCCTGGCCCGGCTCGATGGCGACGGCGAAACGCTCCGGCGCCCAGAAATCGACCAAAATAGCCGTGCGGTCGTCGATCGTCACCACATTGGTCTGGGTGGTGACGTTGTCGCCGATATTGACCGCGACGATGCCCGCGATGCCCTCGATCGGCGCGACGATATCACGGCGCTTCAGGTTGAGTTCGGCGGTGGACAATGCGAGCTTTGCAGCCTGTTCGGCGATCTGGGCATTGAGAACGTCGAGGCGCGAGAACGACTGGAGGTTCTTGTAGGACGCGGATTTTTCCTGGGCGCTCTGCAGGGAGACCTGCGCCTTTTCGCGCTCGATCGTCTGCTCCTCGTCGTCGAGGCGGGCGAGCACCTGGCCCTTGGTGACCTTCTGGCCGGAAACGACCCTGATCTCGTTGATCGTGCCGGAAGACTGCGGCATGACGACGACGGAC
This region includes:
- a CDS encoding efflux RND transporter periplasmic adaptor subunit; protein product: MRIWKQLLLCLAVLAGALALWVYLVPSAGATLAKFGVPGEVIAAVSPKHAPQPTPAAAGGANGNAAARQQGQGAAQGNAQNGAANAAQNNAGQNGQRGAGGQGGQGGNRATLVVAQPVAIGTVNDRLTAIGSGEAIQSVVVMPQSSGTINEIRVVSGQKVTKGQVLARLDDEEQTIEREKAQVSLQSAQEKSASYKNLQSFSRLDVLNAQIAEQAAKLALSTAELNLKRRDIVAPIEGIAGIVAVNIGDNVTTQTNVVTIDDRTAILVDFWAPERFAVAIEPGQAVDASSIARPGQVFSGKVEAIDNRIDAASRTMRIRARVENPGDVLRAGMAFNVGMRFAGERYPAVDPLAIQWDGEGSYVWQVKDNKSVKTRVRVVQRNPDAVLVGAELQEGDRIVTEGLQRVREGASVRIFGAPETAEVARQ
- a CDS encoding NAD(P)-dependent oxidoreductase produces the protein MATIAIIGAGAMGSGIGRQLAEGGASVLTYLEGRSPGTHERARAAGMEPASLEDIIGAEIVLSIVPPAEAIGVAERLSAAIGERPSPVTFVDCNAISPKTMNAVAAAFRPGQANVLDGSIIGLPPQPGKAGPKLYISGDRADKSAVLAAHGLHVRRIEGAVGAASALKMCYAGINKGMTGLGTAMLLAAIGSGADQSLKREMAESVPDLDRKLSSAIPDMYAKAYRWVAEMEEIAAFLGEDDPASQIFRGMAGLFQKMAEDRAGGGELADQLDALLGR
- a CDS encoding ribbon-helix-helix domain-containing protein — its product is MIRKHSATLHGHRTSFSLEDEFWLELKAIAAKRDISLATLIAEIDDQRGADSNLSSALRVHVLTWLKSS
- a CDS encoding FAD-binding oxidoreductase; amino-acid sequence: MAIKDVKAGLRNEEGISTVLGILKQSFGERFQTGQSFREQHAHTTTYLPAQLPDGVVFAESADDVKAVVRACAEHRVPVVPFGVGSSLEGQVNAPSGGISIDFSRMNKVLRISPADLDVTVEPGITREELNRELRDTGLFFPIDPGANASIGGMTATRASGTNAVRYGTMKDNVLSLTVVTADGEEIRTAQRARKSSAGYDLTRLFVGSEGTLGVITSVTLRLQGIPEKIGGGVCAFPSVKAACDAVIMTVQMGIPVARIELLDDVQMRACNAYSKLSYPEKPTLFLEFHGTEETVALQSAQFAEIATECGGDDFLWTANAEERAKLWHARHNAYWASRALAPELDGLSTDVCVPISRLAECVAETQADIAEQGLLAPIVGHAGDGNFHVLVLFDGKDPASVEKVEAFIGRLNHRALAMDGTCTGEHGIGQGKMSFLEEELGGAVHLMRTIKQGLDPKNIFNPGKIFRNAE
- a CDS encoding efflux RND transporter permease subunit, which produces MKIELPGHGHDDEGTANAEKSSQSFTALFVRRPVLAAVLNTLLVVAGLAALAGVEVRELPDVDQPVITVRTNYDGASPQTMDQEITQVIEGAVARVSGLKALSSQSQFGSSRVTMEFSDSVDLSEAANDVRDAVGRVVNKLPDDADEPRIVKADADSDAIMRLAVTSSKLSMEDLTQLVNNEIVDRLAAVEGVADVELYGDQDKVFRVDVNQAALAGRGLTVADVSKALSSAALDVPAGSLKSTTQDIVVRATASLTKPQDFENVLIGPNVRIRDVATVALGPDDGTTVLRANGVQGVGLGIIRQAQSNTLNISEGVKAAVAEMQKTLPEGTRIAVTGDDAIFIQGALHEVETALMLSAAVVVVVIFLFLRDWRATLIPAITMPVALIGTLVAIYLVGFSINILTLLAIVLATGLVVDDAIVVLENIVRRRAEGMGPRAAAVLGTQEVFFAVIATTATLAAVFIPLSFLPGQIGGLFKEFGFVLAFSVALSSVTALTLCPMLASRMLTKPMKEDHGLLGAFGNAFASVYASSLRFCLNAPLVVIVVSVVFSVAAYNVFGLVKSELTPREDRATIMLRLTTPQGVSLDYTRDQMQRVEENLKSLRDSGEITNVFSISGFGSNTNSGFMVLTLAPWDERTRSQDQIAADVNAAALRVPALRGFTMQANSLKIRGAGNGLQMALVGNDYDVLTSTALKLVSHMESEGGRFFDTPRLTNEPTQAQLSVAIDRERASDLGIDITGLSTAMQSLLEGRSVVDVFVNGDALPVKLTSTTRPIDDPTDLENIFLKTGDGKIVPMSTIATLKEGAVAPQLNREQQLASVSISSNLRDGVALGDAVKEVTAIAQPLLPAGIRLVPMAEAKTLGENSNAMLLTFGFAIAIIFLVLAAQFESVLSSIIIMSTVPLGLACAAIALVLTGSSLNVYSQIGLVLLVGVMAKNGILIVEFANQLRDRGSSVREAIETACALRLRPVMMTMIATVIGGVPLLLAQGAGAEARIALGWVIVGGLGFAVIVTLFITPVAYLLIAGFAKPHVHEEARFHQELAHATRRKPEKQDNEEEDGKERLLAAE
- a CDS encoding AsmA family protein → MLGRILLAFGGLVVVALFTALLAPLFVDWASLRVSFEEQASRILGKKVTVHGNVDARILPFPSVTLHDVRVGADTDGQPLVQIAQFSMDMELAPFLSGEARIFDMRIEQPKARVRLLKDGTLDWMRGSRAAIPAHTVVIEDVHVTGGEIDLIDEQSGQSRQITGFVGDFSAGSLRGPWRGEGNATLDGYETRFNLASGTADAEGKRMPLRLRLWPDAQPVEINLDGELTVADNRPAYNGNFTLDFLQEEDETEPVTPPPPGPRLKGGFEVTNERIRIPQYRLEVGASDNPYVVTGEATLDTGTKPEFLLTADGQQIDVNRLGDGARAKTGRDAAASAQRRINNFIRLAASIPIPQVPGRASLRLPAIVANDTTIRDIRLDIRPAGRGWTVDNVVATLPGRTQLEAKGSLVLRDRTSFVGDMLVASSQPSGLSDWLSGRVAPELRQLRSAGFSAKVNLTPDLQRFDNLELAIGPATLKGRLERQSTQGQTPNLSLSLAGNEIDIDAMRALASLLTGDDAGQDVLDHRVAATLKADRFTAFGVAANNVDTAFTVAGGALSLERLTVGNIEGATISARGRVEGSLLAYSGTGSLSLRSGDPTAFLTMLRDRLPPHPALARLAANGAWFANTDLGANFTVGGSSNGVEIVLKGKTNGSAVNADLKLPGLFDLTSDPDMTLVASLDNSDPMVLLGQAGLDPLPFEGDGTGELLLNVHQGPGATAKTALSFTTAKTSLDVKGDMRIGSDGFGEGSGHVTLRSADLEPYLLMNGIALPQFGTGLPITLDADVSMTPEAVKIAALSGAADGNVISGDIAVDRKAPGMPATGSLSLDNLDLAWLGEAIYGPVSDPKSGAFSSKPFAPPVFYGADVALDVKARTFYTGAFGNIGDFSARVTHRSGGITIENGVGNWQGGRLAGRLLMSNGDGTGLLQARLSAENADLAPLIWTKGGKPVAGGKLDFNMSAESTGKTLAELLGATSGSAELRLKGLTVAGINPDAMKPLMAGVDKLGGEITEARVRPIVSSLLHQGNAAIGNVTVPVTITAGEARAQNIAAAVGTTKLSGEGRFDLLDDRLSANLAITYDAGDEALAGGDPTIRLDYSGDLAAPTERIDIAAMANFLSQRAFEQQRRRVETLQASVLEKQRLRREVALYNFQAIERQAAREKAAAEERTRQQAAEAERQRQGVEAAARAAEEMRQRQISQPPQLIVPPTDDAIRQNFPSLPSAGTPNIPSLPGVQR